One Limisphaera ngatamarikiensis DNA segment encodes these proteins:
- a CDS encoding aspartate aminotransferase family protein, producing MDAKLSEMEAVSGGSTPGVGCDGVRALYDRYVVPTYARLGVVLTHGSGCHVYDEQGRRYLDFGGGIAVNALGHAHPALVGAIERQARRLIHCSNYYYTEPQGRLARELVRLTGPGKVFFCNSGAEANEGLFKLARRFGHAEGRFEILTALQSFHGRTLAGISATGQDKVKQGFDPLVPGFRHVPFNDLAAVEKAISPATVAVLIEGVQGEGGVNVARAEYLVGLRRLCDERRLLLLMDEVQCGCFRTGRFTSWQRILEGVAGGEGFLPDGVAMAKSLGGGFPIGAFWVREPYADLLGPGSHGTTFGGTPLACAAALAVLEVVEREGLAAHARRMGERLLAGLRGLVERHSRLWAGVRGLGMMMGLQLQPEPAGLVVSGKQSPAARLTEILLEAGLLVIPAGTHVIRLLPPLNLSEEAAEEGLALLESVSARLD from the coding sequence ATGGATGCGAAGTTGTCCGAGATGGAAGCGGTTTCAGGCGGCTCGACGCCTGGTGTGGGCTGCGACGGTGTGCGGGCGTTGTATGATCGGTATGTGGTGCCGACCTACGCCCGGTTGGGGGTGGTGTTGACGCACGGGTCGGGGTGCCATGTGTATGACGAGCAGGGGCGGCGTTACCTGGATTTTGGGGGTGGCATTGCGGTGAACGCGCTGGGGCACGCGCATCCGGCGTTGGTGGGCGCGATTGAGCGGCAGGCGCGGCGTCTGATCCATTGCTCGAACTACTACTACACGGAGCCGCAGGGTCGGTTGGCCCGGGAGCTGGTTCGGCTGACGGGGCCGGGCAAGGTGTTTTTCTGCAACAGTGGGGCGGAGGCGAACGAGGGGTTGTTCAAACTGGCACGGCGATTTGGTCATGCGGAGGGGCGGTTTGAGATTTTGACGGCGTTGCAATCGTTTCACGGGCGAACGTTGGCGGGGATTTCGGCCACGGGTCAGGACAAGGTGAAGCAGGGGTTTGATCCGCTGGTGCCGGGTTTTCGTCATGTGCCGTTCAATGATCTTGCGGCGGTGGAGAAAGCGATTTCGCCGGCGACCGTGGCGGTGTTGATCGAAGGGGTGCAGGGCGAGGGCGGTGTAAACGTGGCGCGTGCCGAGTATTTGGTGGGGCTGCGTCGGCTTTGTGATGAGCGGCGGTTGCTGCTGTTGATGGATGAGGTGCAGTGCGGATGTTTTCGGACGGGCCGGTTCACCAGTTGGCAGCGGATTTTGGAGGGTGTGGCCGGGGGTGAGGGGTTTTTGCCGGATGGGGTGGCCATGGCCAAGTCGTTGGGTGGCGGCTTTCCGATCGGGGCCTTCTGGGTGCGGGAGCCGTATGCGGATTTGCTGGGGCCCGGCAGTCATGGGACGACGTTTGGGGGCACGCCGCTGGCGTGTGCGGCGGCGCTGGCGGTGTTGGAGGTGGTGGAGCGGGAGGGGTTGGCCGCTCATGCGCGGCGGATGGGGGAGCGGCTGTTGGCGGGGCTGCGGGGTTTGGTGGAGAGGCATTCGCGGTTATGGGCTGGTGTGCGGGGGTTGGGCATGATGATGGGGTTACAGTTGCAGCCGGAGCCGGCGGGTTTGGTGGTCTCGGGGAAGCAGAGTCCGGCGGCGCGGTTGACGGAGATTTTGTTGGAGGCGGGGCTGCTGGTGATACCGGCCGGGACGCATGTGATCCGGCTGTTACCGCCGTTGAATTTGAGCGAGGAGGCTGCGGAGGAGGGTTTGGCGTTGCTGGAGTCGGTGAGTGCGCGGCTGGACTGA
- the pabB gene encoding aminodeoxychorismate synthase component I, with amino-acid sequence MRVRIREWTGAPDPEVLAARVAEEPGTVLLQGGWPDARQARFSFLAIRPFLVVRVRGSRLECELRGGGGPPVVRVSYGNPWQWLQALWWRYELPDEPDLPFPLGGMFGFWGYDLNRFLEPKVAPRARRDLELPDAWIGFYDSLVCWDHLLGKVWLVATGLAPDGSRSGRRAVQQLARYEALGEAAGPGGTAWDWLEVGPVRSSLTRPEFVQRVHRVLDYIRLGHIYQVNLSQRLTLEGRVHPWGLYRRLRSVSPAPGSAYLNGGDFQLVSASPELFLQMSGVHVVTRPIKGTRPRGVDPESDRRRVVELCTSAKENAELVMITDLLRNDLGRVCEYGSVRVSELARVESYPQVHHLVSTVEGCLRPGMSHAEALAVMFPGGSVTGAPKVRAMQIIEELEPVQRGFFTGALGYLGFNRESRLQMIIRTACCEGGRIHYPVGAGIVADSDPEAEYEETLAKARGWLEALGVSVSESGWEARLSGAQVP; translated from the coding sequence ATGCGAGTGCGAATCCGGGAGTGGACGGGTGCACCGGACCCGGAGGTTTTGGCCGCCCGGGTGGCGGAGGAACCGGGGACGGTGTTGTTGCAGGGCGGCTGGCCGGATGCCCGGCAGGCGCGGTTTTCGTTTCTTGCGATTCGTCCGTTTCTCGTGGTTCGCGTTCGGGGTTCCCGGTTGGAGTGCGAGTTGAGGGGTGGGGGTGGGCCACCGGTCGTTCGTGTGAGTTATGGCAACCCCTGGCAATGGTTGCAGGCACTGTGGTGGCGGTATGAGTTGCCGGATGAACCGGATCTGCCGTTTCCGTTGGGTGGGATGTTTGGCTTTTGGGGATACGATCTGAACCGGTTTTTGGAGCCGAAGGTGGCGCCGCGGGCCCGGCGGGACCTAGAGTTGCCGGACGCGTGGATTGGGTTTTACGACAGTCTGGTCTGCTGGGATCATCTTTTGGGCAAGGTGTGGTTGGTGGCGACGGGGCTGGCGCCGGACGGGTCGCGATCGGGGCGGCGGGCCGTGCAACAGCTGGCCCGGTATGAGGCGCTTGGGGAAGCGGCGGGTCCGGGAGGAACGGCATGGGACTGGCTGGAGGTGGGGCCGGTCCGATCCAGTTTGACCCGGCCGGAGTTCGTCCAGCGGGTGCATCGGGTTTTGGATTACATACGGCTGGGTCACATTTATCAGGTGAACCTTTCGCAGCGGTTGACGTTGGAGGGGCGGGTGCATCCGTGGGGTTTATATCGGCGGTTGCGGTCGGTCTCACCGGCGCCGGGGTCGGCCTACCTGAATGGTGGGGACTTTCAGCTTGTGTCGGCCTCGCCGGAACTGTTTTTGCAGATGAGCGGGGTGCATGTGGTGACGCGGCCGATCAAGGGGACGCGTCCGCGCGGGGTGGATCCGGAATCCGATCGTCGTCGGGTGGTGGAGCTTTGCACCAGTGCCAAGGAGAATGCCGAGCTGGTGATGATCACGGACCTCCTGCGCAATGATCTGGGCCGTGTGTGTGAGTACGGGTCGGTGCGGGTTTCGGAGTTGGCGCGGGTGGAGTCGTACCCTCAGGTGCATCATCTGGTTTCGACGGTGGAAGGGTGTTTGCGGCCGGGGATGTCCCATGCGGAGGCTTTGGCGGTGATGTTTCCCGGTGGCAGTGTGACGGGTGCGCCGAAGGTTCGGGCGATGCAGATCATTGAGGAGCTGGAACCGGTGCAGCGCGGGTTTTTCACGGGTGCTCTGGGGTATCTGGGATTCAACCGGGAGAGCCGTTTGCAGATGATCATTCGGACGGCGTGTTGCGAGGGCGGGCGGATTCATTATCCCGTGGGGGCGGGGATTGTGGCCGATTCGGATCCCGAGGCCGAGTATGAGGAGACCCTGGCGAAGGCGCGGGGCTGGTTGGAGGCGTTGGGGGTGTCGGTCTCGGAAAGCGGGTGGGAGGCAAGACTCAGCGGGGCGCAGGTTCCGTGA
- a CDS encoding carboxypeptidase-like regulatory domain-containing protein — protein sequence MATMKSIALAILLAAAFVGLWFYAGMWTKKYWTYNCAFRVSGMVVDAFSKRPLSDVEVHVQCHEAITSDHKLRGKPLYSTNYVVNTDADGGFSVFCFGAYISLTFNYEGYDEEGPWRFSNRESRPLIVTNLLIELKPKRRLPSQTGLGESIGAEAAPN from the coding sequence GTGGCCACGATGAAGTCTATTGCTTTAGCAATCCTTCTCGCAGCCGCTTTTGTGGGCCTCTGGTTTTACGCGGGAATGTGGACCAAGAAGTATTGGACGTATAATTGTGCGTTCCGGGTTTCAGGCATGGTTGTGGATGCTTTCTCAAAACGCCCCCTATCGGATGTGGAAGTCCATGTGCAGTGTCACGAAGCCATAACGAGCGACCATAAGTTGCGTGGGAAACCCTTATACTCCACGAACTACGTTGTAAATACTGATGCTGATGGCGGGTTCAGTGTGTTTTGCTTCGGCGCCTACATATCGCTTACATTCAATTACGAAGGTTACGACGAAGAGGGACCTTGGCGTTTCAGCAACCGAGAGAGCCGCCCCCTCATCGTGACGAATCTGCTGATCGAGTTGAAGCCGAAACGAAGGCTGCCTAGCCAAACAGGTCTTGGGGAATCTATAGGCGCGGAGGCTGCGCCGAACTGA
- a CDS encoding ABC transporter ATP-binding protein: MSTHPGFGAHTDPTFRSAPRPTGEVIRRVSVYLKPYWYMAVGTVACALMSLAAGLAYPKLTRLLIDEVIVAGRREWLTPAALGLIGAFFLREAFNSLRIRINNRLEQNVIFDMRCQLYARLQRLPVSWFDQRATGDVMTRVIEDVNQVERLLIDGTEQGSVALLSIVGAMVFMWLYSPTLTLVALIPAPFLVAGALWYTLTAHRRYRRQREAASALNALLMDNLQGIREVKACGREDHEDRRFAARADELRKGTLTVMLAWAWYGPAMQFLGALGIGLILWVGGKLVLEGRMEVGQLVAFMLYAGMFFYEPIGRLHGLNQMLQAARAAAARVFDILDTEPERPNRKAVLRTPVRGEVVYEDVCFAYPTHDASGNIRPGRPVLRHISLRAEPGQMIALVGPTGAGKSTLVHLLPAFYEPTAGRILIDGQDIHHVRLDSLRAHISIVSQEPFLFNGTVRENILYGRLDASEEELLAAARAANCHEFISRLPDGYDSRVGERGVKLSVGEKQRISIARALLKNAPILILDEATASVDTATERLIQEALERLMAGRTSFVIAHRLSTVRRADQILVIRQGEIVERGTHDELLAANGLYARLARIQDTRSIEESFARLGLT, encoded by the coding sequence ATGAGCACCCACCCCGGCTTCGGCGCTCATACCGATCCCACCTTCCGGTCCGCCCCGCGTCCGACCGGCGAGGTGATCCGACGCGTCTCCGTCTACCTGAAGCCCTACTGGTACATGGCCGTCGGCACCGTAGCCTGCGCCCTGATGTCCCTGGCGGCCGGTCTGGCCTACCCAAAACTCACCCGCCTGCTCATCGACGAGGTCATTGTGGCCGGCCGCCGAGAATGGCTCACCCCGGCCGCACTGGGCCTGATCGGCGCCTTCTTCCTCCGCGAGGCCTTCAACAGCCTGCGCATCCGCATCAACAACCGGCTCGAGCAGAACGTCATCTTCGACATGCGCTGCCAGCTCTACGCGCGCCTCCAGCGCCTGCCGGTCAGCTGGTTCGACCAACGCGCCACCGGCGACGTCATGACCCGCGTCATCGAGGATGTCAATCAGGTCGAACGTCTCCTGATCGACGGGACCGAACAGGGATCGGTCGCCCTGCTGAGCATCGTGGGCGCCATGGTCTTCATGTGGCTGTACAGTCCCACACTGACCCTGGTGGCCCTGATCCCGGCCCCGTTCCTCGTCGCCGGCGCGCTGTGGTACACATTGACCGCACACCGCCGATACCGCCGCCAGCGCGAGGCCGCCAGCGCCCTCAACGCCCTCCTCATGGACAACCTGCAGGGGATTCGCGAGGTCAAGGCCTGTGGCCGCGAGGACCATGAAGACCGTCGCTTCGCCGCCCGGGCCGACGAACTCCGCAAAGGCACACTAACCGTGATGCTGGCCTGGGCATGGTACGGCCCCGCCATGCAATTCCTGGGTGCCCTGGGCATCGGCCTCATCCTCTGGGTCGGCGGCAAACTCGTCCTCGAAGGTCGGATGGAGGTCGGCCAGCTGGTGGCTTTCATGCTCTATGCCGGCATGTTCTTCTACGAACCCATCGGCCGGCTCCACGGCCTGAACCAAATGCTCCAAGCCGCCCGCGCTGCTGCCGCCCGCGTTTTCGACATCCTCGATACCGAACCCGAACGCCCCAACCGCAAAGCCGTCCTGCGTACCCCGGTCCGCGGCGAGGTGGTCTACGAGGATGTCTGCTTCGCCTACCCCACCCACGACGCCTCCGGAAACATCCGGCCGGGCCGACCCGTCCTCCGCCACATCTCCCTCCGGGCTGAACCCGGCCAGATGATCGCCCTCGTCGGCCCCACCGGCGCCGGCAAGTCCACCCTCGTCCACCTGCTCCCCGCCTTCTACGAGCCCACCGCCGGACGCATCCTCATCGACGGACAGGACATCCACCACGTCCGCCTCGACTCCCTCCGCGCCCACATCAGCATCGTCAGCCAGGAACCCTTCCTCTTCAACGGCACCGTCCGCGAAAACATCCTCTACGGGCGACTGGACGCCTCCGAGGAAGAATTGTTGGCCGCCGCACGCGCCGCCAATTGCCACGAGTTCATCTCCCGCCTGCCCGATGGCTACGACTCCCGCGTGGGCGAACGCGGCGTCAAGCTCAGCGTCGGCGAAAAACAGCGCATCAGCATCGCCCGCGCCCTGCTCAAAAACGCCCCCATCCTCATCCTCGACGAAGCCACCGCCAGCGTCGACACCGCCACCGAACGCCTCATCCAGGAGGCCCTCGAACGTCTCATGGCCGGCCGCACCTCCTTCGTCATCGCACACCGCCTCAGCACCGTGCGCCGGGCCGACCAGATCCTCGTCATCCGCCAGGGCGAAATCGTCGAACGCGGAACCCACGACGAACTCCTCGCCGCCAACGGACTCTACGCACGACTCGCACGCATCCAGGACACCCGCTCCATCGAGGAAAGCTTCGCGCGCCTCGGGCTGACCTGA
- a CDS encoding aminotransferase class IV: MVYLNGQFLAAAEATISALDRGFLYGDGLFETVRVSRGRAFLAAEHLKRLRSGAAFLGIEPIPTDAELAMVWTELIRLNGVEEGVLRVTVSRGPGPRGYSPRGAGPATLLVTVHPLAVERGARPCWRVVTSTKVRGTGPRILCRFKTCNRLPQVLARAEAEAAGADEALILDERGCVVEGSSANVFWVMDGVLWSPGPEQGALDGVTRRWVMGHCRSRGWAVREGTAPVEEVRRAEGMFLTLSTLGVVEVREWDGRSLPVWPGVAELQGAFERALAEV, encoded by the coding sequence ATGGTGTATTTGAACGGACAATTTCTGGCGGCGGCGGAAGCAACGATTTCGGCGTTGGACCGCGGTTTTCTTTACGGGGATGGTTTGTTTGAGACCGTGCGGGTGAGCCGGGGCCGTGCATTTCTGGCGGCCGAGCACCTGAAGCGGCTGCGGTCGGGAGCGGCATTTTTGGGGATTGAACCGATCCCTACGGACGCCGAGCTGGCGATGGTTTGGACGGAACTGATCCGTCTGAACGGGGTTGAGGAGGGGGTTTTACGAGTGACCGTGTCCCGGGGGCCGGGGCCGAGGGGTTATTCGCCCCGGGGGGCCGGGCCTGCCACGCTGTTGGTGACGGTGCATCCACTGGCGGTTGAGCGCGGTGCACGGCCTTGTTGGCGGGTGGTTACTTCGACCAAGGTGCGTGGAACGGGGCCGCGGATTCTTTGTCGCTTCAAAACCTGCAATCGTCTGCCGCAGGTTCTGGCGCGAGCGGAGGCGGAGGCTGCCGGGGCGGACGAGGCGCTGATATTGGATGAACGGGGATGTGTGGTGGAAGGGAGCAGCGCGAACGTGTTTTGGGTGATGGATGGCGTGCTCTGGTCGCCGGGACCGGAGCAGGGGGCTCTGGATGGGGTGACGCGGCGGTGGGTGATGGGGCATTGTCGGTCACGGGGTTGGGCCGTGCGGGAGGGCACGGCGCCGGTGGAGGAGGTGCGCAGGGCCGAGGGGATGTTTTTGACGTTGAGCACGCTGGGGGTGGTGGAGGTGAGGGAATGGGATGGGCGGTCCCTGCCGGTTTGGCCCGGAGTGGCGGAGTTGCAGGGGGCGTTTGAACGGGCGCTGGCCGAGGTCTGA
- a CDS encoding LysR family transcriptional regulator, whose protein sequence is MQIESLKVFCDLAETQSFTKAAQINGVTQSAVSQQISSLERQFKSLLIERSKKRFRLTREGEVLYQYSKQIIATYEALHHKLQELKDIISGTVRVSTIYSIGLHDLPPYIKQFMKTYPTVTVQVDFRHADQVYEDVQGNVVDMGLVAYPWRDSKLEIIPLRKTPMVVICAPDHPLAKSRSLRLKSLDGERFVGFRPDIPTRKALDRLMREHGVTVRYVMEFDNIETVKRAVEIGAGVSIVPRTTVTQEVANQSLVAIPLEDDRIERPIAAVIKKNKVLSPAMKHFLELLKQDLPATEGRAAGRAA, encoded by the coding sequence ATGCAAATAGAGAGTTTGAAGGTTTTTTGCGATCTGGCGGAGACGCAGAGTTTCACCAAGGCGGCGCAGATCAACGGCGTGACGCAATCCGCCGTCAGCCAGCAGATCAGTTCGCTGGAGCGGCAGTTCAAGTCGCTGTTGATTGAGCGCAGCAAGAAGCGGTTCCGTCTGACGCGGGAGGGGGAGGTGCTGTATCAGTACAGCAAGCAGATCATTGCGACGTATGAGGCATTGCACCACAAGCTGCAGGAGTTGAAGGACATCATTTCCGGCACGGTTCGGGTGTCCACGATTTACAGCATCGGCCTGCATGATCTGCCCCCGTACATCAAGCAGTTCATGAAGACGTATCCCACGGTGACGGTCCAGGTGGATTTTCGTCATGCGGATCAGGTGTATGAGGATGTGCAGGGGAACGTGGTGGACATGGGGCTGGTGGCGTATCCGTGGCGGGACAGCAAGCTGGAGATCATTCCGTTGCGGAAGACGCCGATGGTGGTGATCTGTGCACCGGATCATCCGCTGGCGAAGTCCAGGAGCCTGCGACTCAAGTCGTTGGATGGGGAGCGTTTTGTGGGGTTCCGGCCCGACATTCCGACGCGGAAGGCGTTGGACCGGCTGATGCGGGAGCATGGGGTGACGGTGCGGTACGTGATGGAGTTTGACAATATTGAGACGGTGAAACGGGCCGTGGAGATCGGGGCCGGGGTTTCGATTGTGCCGCGGACGACCGTGACGCAGGAGGTGGCGAATCAATCGTTGGTGGCGATTCCTCTGGAGGATGACCGGATTGAACGACCGATCGCCGCGGTGATCAAGAAGAACAAGGTTTTGTCGCCGGCGATGAAGCATTTTCTGGAGTTGCTGAAGCAGGACTTGCCGGCGACCGAGGGTCGTGCGGCGGGCCGGGCGGCCTGA
- the rpmF gene encoding 50S ribosomal protein L32 translates to MGVPKRKPSRSRQRMRRAYNSVMRLPQLNPCPQCGEPTRPHRVCPACGYYKGRQIFSVTAGD, encoded by the coding sequence ATGGGAGTACCGAAACGGAAACCGTCGCGCAGCCGGCAGCGGATGCGCCGTGCGTACAACAGTGTGATGAGGTTACCGCAGTTGAATCCCTGTCCGCAGTGTGGGGAACCGACGCGGCCGCACCGGGTTTGTCCGGCGTGCGGGTATTACAAGGGACGTCAGATCTTCAGCGTTACGGCGGGGGACTGA
- a CDS encoding TIGR00730 family Rossman fold protein — protein MEKYEPSRLNDQNHFFKEDPWRIFRIMAEFVESFEVMSRVGPAVSVFGSARMKRTDPYYQAAVDLARELARNGFAVITGGGPGIMEAANKGAALAKGTSVGLNIELPREQKGNRYANVPLHFHYFFARKVCFVKYSCGFVFMPGGFGTLDEFAEISTLVQTERIPRFPLILFGREFWRGLLDWMRKQMLGREFISPEDLDLFLVTDSVDEAVRAVLAYREEKGVPRRAPRAFA, from the coding sequence ATGGAAAAGTACGAGCCATCTCGGTTGAACGACCAGAATCACTTTTTCAAGGAGGATCCGTGGCGGATTTTCCGGATCATGGCGGAGTTTGTGGAGTCGTTTGAGGTGATGTCGCGGGTGGGTCCGGCGGTTTCGGTTTTCGGTTCCGCCCGGATGAAGCGCACGGATCCGTATTATCAGGCGGCGGTGGATCTGGCTCGGGAATTGGCGCGGAACGGGTTTGCAGTGATTACGGGGGGTGGACCCGGCATCATGGAAGCGGCCAACAAGGGTGCGGCCCTGGCGAAGGGGACGTCCGTGGGGCTGAACATCGAGTTACCCCGGGAACAGAAGGGCAACCGATATGCGAACGTGCCCTTGCATTTTCATTATTTCTTTGCGCGCAAGGTGTGTTTTGTGAAGTACAGCTGCGGGTTTGTGTTCATGCCGGGCGGGTTTGGCACGTTGGACGAGTTTGCGGAGATTTCGACCCTGGTGCAGACGGAGCGGATTCCGCGGTTTCCGCTGATCCTGTTTGGGCGGGAATTTTGGCGGGGCTTACTGGATTGGATGCGGAAACAGATGTTGGGGCGGGAATTCATCTCGCCGGAGGATCTGGACCTGTTTTTGGTGACGGACTCCGTGGATGAGGCGGTGAGAGCAGTTCTGGCGTATCGGGAGGAAAAGGGTGTGCCGCGGCGGGCGCCGAGGGCGTTTGCCTGA
- the coaD gene encoding pantetheine-phosphate adenylyltransferase → MRLAVYAGSFDPITYGHVDVAERAARLFDRVVVAVARNDGKHPLFSIEERVALVREAIAHIPNAEADSFGGLLADYVRRRGAQAVVRGLRAVSDFEWEFQLALMNRKLNESFETIFMMPNESYTFLSSRMVKEIAALGGDVSLFVPPVVERALRLKLQVRRNEP, encoded by the coding sequence ATGCGACTGGCGGTGTATGCGGGAAGTTTTGATCCCATCACGTATGGTCATGTGGACGTGGCGGAGCGTGCGGCGCGTCTGTTTGACCGGGTGGTGGTGGCGGTGGCGCGGAATGATGGAAAGCACCCGTTGTTTTCGATTGAGGAGCGCGTGGCGTTGGTGCGGGAGGCGATTGCCCACATACCGAACGCGGAGGCGGACTCGTTTGGGGGGTTGTTGGCCGATTATGTGCGGCGGCGGGGAGCGCAGGCGGTGGTGCGGGGGTTGCGGGCGGTCTCGGACTTCGAGTGGGAATTCCAGCTGGCGCTGATGAATCGGAAGTTGAACGAGTCGTTTGAGACCATCTTCATGATGCCGAATGAGAGTTACACCTTCCTGAGTTCGCGCATGGTGAAGGAGATTGCGGCTCTGGGGGGTGATGTGAGCCTGTTTGTACCGCCGGTGGTGGAACGGGCGTTACGGTTGAAACTACAGGTTCGGAGGAACGAGCCATGA
- a CDS encoding RHS repeat domain-containing protein — translation MWTLVSASTGTETARYEYGPFGEPLRLTGPAAGSNQFRFSTKRTEDGTGLVLYEYRAYSPALGRWLSRNPIEERGGLHLYAFVRGDPIGRIDPLGLEWNVLKCMQWCNEAVKVCQPIGRKKAAEWCYECCLDVGPQAEDKTDRQAYKACIVATASACLAARCFKPPKMSLTP, via the coding sequence GTGTGGACCTTGGTCTCGGCGAGCACCGGTACCGAGACTGCGCGGTACGAGTATGGACCGTTTGGGGAGCCTTTGCGGCTGACGGGCCCTGCGGCGGGTTCGAATCAGTTCCGGTTCAGCACGAAGCGGACGGAGGACGGGACGGGCCTGGTGCTGTACGAATACCGTGCCTACAGTCCCGCCCTGGGAAGGTGGTTGAGTAGGAATCCTATTGAGGAAAGGGGAGGACTCCATCTGTACGCATTCGTGCGGGGAGACCCAATTGGGAGAATAGATCCGTTGGGGCTCGAATGGAACGTTCTCAAATGCATGCAGTGGTGCAATGAGGCAGTAAAAGTCTGTCAACCGATTGGAAGAAAAAAGGCTGCGGAGTGGTGTTATGAGTGTTGTCTTGATGTGGGACCACAAGCCGAGGATAAAACAGACCGCCAGGCATATAAAGCCTGTATCGTGGCAACAGCCTCCGCGTGTTTGGCCGCACGTTGCTTTAAACCACCGAAAATGTCTCTCACTCCATGA
- a CDS encoding tyrosine recombinase, translated as MQALVEDFLVHLRHERGQSEATQRTYAHALNRFVEWASHQGLRDWRQVELPHLIAFLQHEHSRPLRIPHATPGRHLSSETLYLTIAALRAFYRYAVREKLLPFNVAEHLSLPRRWLRLPRALSLDEVHKLLQPTGTEETPDTLCDQAILELAYASGLRLSELCRLRLEQLHLESGFLTVIGKGNKERVVPIGRPAIGALKAWLTKGRPRLVRPHSPGTVFLTRRGTAFHPTTLWRRIKKRARMAGLNRPITPHMLRHSFATHLLEHGADLRVIQELLGHASIQTTEIYTHVGTARLREVHQRFHPRA; from the coding sequence ATGCAGGCACTGGTGGAGGATTTCCTGGTGCACCTCCGGCACGAGCGCGGCCAGAGCGAGGCCACCCAGCGTACCTACGCCCACGCGTTAAACCGGTTTGTCGAATGGGCCTCCCATCAGGGTCTCCGTGACTGGCGTCAAGTGGAGCTTCCCCACCTGATCGCCTTCCTCCAGCACGAACACAGCCGACCCCTCCGCATCCCTCACGCCACGCCGGGCCGCCACCTCAGCAGCGAAACCCTCTACCTCACCATCGCCGCCCTCCGCGCCTTCTACCGATACGCCGTCCGCGAAAAGCTCCTCCCCTTCAACGTGGCCGAACACCTCTCCCTGCCCCGCCGCTGGCTCCGCCTCCCCAGAGCACTCTCCCTCGACGAGGTCCACAAACTTCTCCAACCCACCGGCACCGAAGAAACCCCGGATACCCTGTGCGACCAGGCCATCCTTGAGCTGGCCTACGCCTCGGGCCTGCGCCTCAGCGAACTCTGTCGACTCCGGCTTGAGCAACTCCACCTCGAAAGCGGCTTCCTCACCGTCATCGGCAAGGGAAACAAGGAACGCGTCGTCCCCATCGGCCGCCCCGCCATCGGCGCCCTCAAGGCCTGGCTCACAAAAGGCCGACCCCGGCTCGTCCGACCTCACTCCCCGGGCACCGTCTTCCTCACCCGCCGCGGCACGGCCTTTCACCCCACCACCCTCTGGCGCCGCATCAAAAAACGCGCCCGCATGGCCGGCCTGAATCGCCCCATCACACCCCACATGCTCCGCCACAGCTTCGCCACCCACCTGCTCGAACACGGAGCCGACCTGCGCGTGATCCAGGAACTCCTGGGCCACGCCAGCATCCAAACCACCGAAATCTACACCCACGTCGGCACCGCCAGGCTCCGCGAGGTCCACCAACGCTTCCACCCGCGCGCCTGA
- a CDS encoding YceD family protein — protein MKPLQVSLERLVREEVRLAGTLTAEELELETRDAMIAVAGPLRYAFQVTRVTNDLLLEGRLEIELDCTCVRCLRPVRHRVLLEDWRCVVPLTGPERVIPEGDVVDLTPYVRDDILLAFPLHPLCEPGCPGLLHSESGRAASTGFQEGWGAPSVWSKLDELNLE, from the coding sequence ATGAAACCGCTGCAAGTGAGTCTGGAACGGTTGGTCCGGGAAGAAGTTCGGCTGGCGGGGACCCTGACGGCGGAGGAACTCGAGCTGGAGACGCGGGACGCGATGATTGCAGTGGCCGGCCCGTTGCGGTACGCGTTTCAGGTGACGCGGGTTACGAATGACCTGTTGTTGGAGGGGCGCCTGGAGATTGAGCTGGATTGCACGTGTGTGCGGTGTTTGCGGCCGGTGCGGCATCGGGTGTTGTTGGAGGATTGGCGGTGCGTGGTGCCGTTGACGGGGCCGGAGCGTGTGATTCCGGAGGGGGATGTGGTGGACTTGACCCCCTATGTGCGGGACGATATTTTGCTGGCGTTTCCGCTCCATCCGTTGTGCGAGCCGGGATGTCCCGGGCTGCTGCATTCGGAGTCGGGCAGGGCCGCCTCTACCGGGTTTCAGGAAGGGTGGGGGGCGCCTTCTGTCTGGTCGAAGCTGGATGAACTGAACTTGGAATAA